A stretch of Ipomoea triloba cultivar NCNSP0323 chromosome 11, ASM357664v1 DNA encodes these proteins:
- the LOC115996106 gene encoding uncharacterized protein LOC115996106 has protein sequence MAICRWIGYPKLFITFTCNPKWHEIQRYIEVRGLQTEDRPDIIDKDYYKAVEEFMVHGPCGVARSNSPCMVNGRCTKYFPKRFVDSSSFDADGYPIYRRRDDGRTITKNGIQMDNRYVVPHNGYLLLRYKAHLNVEWCNQSRSIKYLFKYINKGNDRVTAEFYRSSTEVNGVEVVDEINMYYDCRYVSASEATWRLLSYDIQCRTPTVERLSFHLPDSQTVYFEDDEDVETILNRQTLGQSMFTEWFEANKKYSEVRLLSYIEMPNKFVWKKNVRQWQPRQGGFSIGRIFYVPPGTGELYYLHCLLNIVRGPQSFQDIKTYNGKEYNTFKDACYAHGLLDDDLEYIDAIKEASQWSTAHSLRKLFVTLLMANTMGRPEYVWNEVWTYMAEDAQYNRRKVLNDQDLFLNDQEKKDFALLQLEKLLLLYNKSLKDFPDMPLVSEELSVRTDNRLILEELSYDRDLLAKESQLLHSQLTDEQRSIYDVVISNVYSNKGGLYFVYGYGGTGKTFLWRALSAYIRAKGQIVINVASSGIASLLLPGGRTSHSRFAIPISINEESTCNIHQGSQLADLIVAAKLIIWDEAPMMHKHCFEALDRTMRDILRFVNQDSGHRTFAGKTVVFGGDFRQILPVVPKGSRQDIVSSAINSSYLWKHCKVMRLTKNLRLNSMQPGLDQQRMEEFANWLASIGDGTIGEDNDGYAEVDIPSQMLLKSNGDPIAIIVNSTFPQFNDGISDGSCFHSSAILAPTLQVVNEVNEYMSDLTIGEGKTYYSSDTACKTDGSSTVLADVHTPEFLNTIRASGLPNHALTLKVGSPVMLMRNIDHSLGLCNGTRLVVTRLAEHVVEGSILAGPNAGTRVLIARMTITPPDTRLPFKFNRRQFPLMLSYAMTINKSQGQTLSNVGLILRKPVFVHGQLYVAASRISQPNGLKIKICDDSKSTLNSTTNIGRRGTVNSICSSAFSSFNWD, from the exons ATGGCTATATGTCGTTGGATAGGCTATCCAAAGTTATTCATTACATTTACATGTAACCCAAAGTGGCATGAAATCCAACGGTATATTGAGGTTAGAGGTTTGCAGACAGAAGATAGACCCGATATT ATTGATAAAGACTACTATAAAGCTGTGGAAGAATTTATGGTGCATGGTCCTTGCGGTGTTGCTAGATCTAACTCACCTTGCATGGTCAATGGACGATGTACCAAATACTTCCCCAAAAGGTTTGTTGATTCATCAAGTTTTGATGCAGATGGATACCCTATATATAGAAGGCGTGATGATGGAAgaacaataacaaagaatggTATTCAAATGGACAATAGGTATGTGGTGCCGCATAACGGATATTTGTTGTTGAGGTACAAGGCACATTTGAATGTTGAATGGTGCAACCAGTCCAGATCTATCAAGTACTTATTCAAGTATATCAACAAAGGCAATGATCGAGTCACTGCAGAATTCTATAGAAGTTCCACAGAAGTTAATGGTGTTGAGGTTGTTGATGAGATAAACATGTACTATGATTGTAGGTATGTTTCAGCTTCAGAGGCTACTTGGCGGTTACTTAGCTATGACATACAATGCAGAACTCCAACTGTGGAGCGACTTAGTTTCCACTTGCCAGATAGCCAAACAGTATACTTTGAAGACGATGAAGATGTGGAAACCATTTTGAATCGACAAACCTTGGGTCAAAGCATGTTTACTGAATGGTTTGAAGCTAACAAGAAATACTCTGAAGTGAGATTGCTAAGTTATATTGAAATGCCGAATaaatttgtttggaaaaaaaatgtgcGCCAATGGCAGCCAAGGCAAGGTGGTTTTTCAATTGGTCGTATTTTTTACGTACCACCGGGTACTGGGGAGCTTTATTATCTTCATTGCCTATTGAACATAGTTCGAGGACCTCAAAGTTTTCAAGACATCAAAACATACAATGGAAAAGAGTACAACACTTTTAAGGATGCATGTTATGCCCATGGGTTACTAGATGATGATCTTGAGTACATTGATGCAATTAAGGAAGCTAGCCAATGGTCTACTGCACATTCACTAAGAAAGTTGTTTGTCACACTTTTAATGGCAAACACAATGGGGAGGCCTGAATATGTTTGGAACGAGGTTTGGACGTATATGGCAGAAGATGCTCAATACAATCGACGAAAAGTATTAAATGATCAAG ATTTGTTTCTAAATgatcaagaaaaaaaagattttgCACTGCTACAATTGGAAAAACTCTTATTACTTTACAATAAGAGTTTGAAAGATTTTCCAGACATGCCTTTAGTCTCAGAAGAATTGTCTGTTAGGACTGACAATAGGTTGATCTTGGAAGAGTTATCATACGATCGTGATTTGCTTGCTAAAGAAAGTCAGTTACTTCATTCCCAACTTACAGATGAGCAAAGGTCAATTTATGATGTTGTTATTTCTAATGTTTATTCTAACAAGGGTGGATTGTACTTTGTTTACGGGTATGGTGGTACTGGCAAAACATTTCTTTGGAGGGCATTATCAGCTTATATTAGAGCTAAAGGTCAAATAGTTATCAATGTGGCATCCAGTGGTATAGCATCTTTGCTTTTGCCGGGAGGACGGACATCACACTCTAGATTTGCAATACCTATTTCTATCAATGAAGAGTCTACTTGCAATATTCATCAAGGTAGTCAGTTGGCAGATCTCATTGTTGCAGCGAAGTTGataatttgggatgaagcaccaatgatgcacaagcactgttttgaggctttggaTCGAACAATGCGAGATATATTGAGATTTGTTAATCAAGACAGTGGTCATAGGACATTTGCAGGTAAAACAGTGGTATTCGGAGGTGACTTTAGGCAAATTTTACCTGTGGTGCCAAAAGGATCAAGACAAGACATTGTTTCTTCAGCTATCAATTCATCATACCTTTGGAAGCATTGCAAAGTTATGCGCCTAACAAAGAATTTGAGGTTAAATAGTATGCAACCTGGTTTGGATCAACAACGAATGGAAGAATTTGCTAACTGGCTTGCTTCAATAGGTGATGGTACTATTGGCGAAGATAATGATGGTTACGCTGAGGTTGATATCCCGTCTCAAATGTTGTTGAAATCTAATGGTGATCCTATTGCAATTATTGTTAACAGTACTTTCCCTCAGTTCAATGATGGTATAAGTGATGGTAGTTGCTTTCATAGCAGTGCTATTTTAGCACCAACATTACAAGTTGTCAATGAAGTAAATGAATATATGTCTGACTTGACTATAGGGGAAGGGAAGACATATTACAGTTCTGACACAGCTTGCAAAACTGATGGTTCTTCTACTGTACTTGCAGATGTCCATACACCGGAATTCTTAAACACTATTAGAGCTTCAGGCCTGCCAAATCATGCTttaacattaaaggttggtTCACCTGTAATGTTAATGAGGAATATTGATCACAGTCTAGGACTATGCAATGGTACTAGGTTGGTTGTTACAAGATTAGCTGAACATGTTGTTGAAGGAAGTATACTTGCAGGACCCAATGCTGGCACTAGGGTTTTGATTGCTAGAATGACTATAACGCCACCTGACACAAGATTGCCTTTCAAGTTCAATAGGAGACAATTTCCTCTCATgttgtcatatgcaatgactatcaacaaaagtcaaggtcAAACTTTGTCCAATGTTGGTTTGATCCTTAGGAAACCAGTTTTTGTCCATGGACAACTATATGTTGCTGCATCAAGAATAAGTCAACCAAATGGCCTCAAGATTAAAATTTGTGATGATTCAAAAAGTACTCTTAACAGTACAactaat ATCGGAAGGAGGGGCACGGTCAATTCCATCTGCTCGTCTGCATTTTCTTCCTTCAACTGGGATTGA